From Rutidosis leptorrhynchoides isolate AG116_Rl617_1_P2 unplaced genomic scaffold, CSIRO_AGI_Rlap_v1 contig65, whole genome shotgun sequence, one genomic window encodes:
- the LOC139884971 gene encoding uncharacterized protein → MAEMSSSGFSRPPPPPLKHLDLDLTIVSAKHLKNVNWRSGGDLKPYVVFWVDADRRLATKSDDSGSTRPVWNERFTIPIPFSLQDAVLTLEVFHSKPSETPKPLVGTLRVPLIDLGSDPDDANRIRTYELTRPSGRPQGKIRVKIAIRESYHFATPPPPPHPSSYYYAPPPPRDFYRPPPPTMSPPLPSSPYPAFHDPFYHSSGYYNSSAPPPPPPRPLHDNRTSGGYGGGPSAPVDYSPYDNQRQPPQPRIGRMGLGLAVGAAAGAMGGLALDDEEDRIESKVESSNLNHRENYRDYASDY, encoded by the coding sequence ATGGCTGAAATGTCTTCCTCCGGCTTCTCTCGCCCACCACCGCCGCCTCTCAAGCATCTTGACCTCGATCTCACCATCGTCTCGGCAAAACACCTCAAGAACGTCAACTGGCGAAGCGGCGGCGATCTCAAACCCTACGTCGTCTTTTGGGTCGACGCCGACCGCCGATTGGCCACTAAATCGGACGATTCCGGTTCGACCCGCCCCGTATGGAACGAGCGCTTCACGATTCCCATCCCGTTCTCCCTCCAAGACGCCGTTTTGACTCTCGAAGTTTTTCACTCCAAACCCTCAGAGACGCCCAAGCCTCTGGTGGGAACGCTCCGCGTTCCTCTCATCGACCTGGGATCCGACCCAGACGACGCTAACCGCATCCGGACTTACGAGTTGACACGTCCGTCAGGCCGTCCTCAGGGGAAGATCCGTGTCAAGATCGCAATCCGCGAAAGTTACCATTTTGCCACTCCTCCTCCTCCCCCACATCCGTCGAGCTATTATTACGCACCACCTCCGCCGCGTGACTTCTACAGGCCACCCCCTCCGACGATGTCACCTCCGCTACCGTCATCGCCTTACCCTGCGTTTCATGATCCATTCTACCATAGCTCGGGTTACTACAATTCCTCAGCTCCTCCTCCGCCACCACCACGGCCATTGCATGATAATCGGACTTCTGGTGGGTATGGAGGTGGGCCTTCAGCGCCTGTTGATTACTCTCCGTATGATAATCAGAGGCAGCCGCCGCAGCCAAGGATCGGAAGGATGGGGTTAGGATTAGCTGTGGGTGCTGCTGCTGGAGCTATGGGTGGACTTGCATTGGACGATGAGGAAGACAGAATTGAAAGTAAGGTTGAGAGTAGTAACCTCAATCATAGAGAGAATTACAGAGATTATGCATCTGATTATTGA